A portion of the Lolium rigidum isolate FL_2022 chromosome 1, APGP_CSIRO_Lrig_0.1, whole genome shotgun sequence genome contains these proteins:
- the LOC124665125 gene encoding cysteine-rich receptor-like protein kinase 7, producing the protein MATGSKTQESKPSLELPTELPYDFLKKITNDFSNDMKISGSPFGTLYKGIIPNDDRVIAVKKLQENAPMPADKTFTKEVTNVMALKHENIVQIVGYCSETSKKLVQFDSRYIQADINESLICYEYLPKGNLDDNLFGPQATSSAGPGINWDTRFKIIKGICKGLHFLHKLDIPIIHMDLKPENILLDENMVPKIADFALSRVFGQEQTRLCTQRVVGSYGYMAPEYLYRGEISAQSDTYSLGLIIIEITTREKNRPDKDQPSARNFIDKVGKDWTDMHIADKYGSQNVEVLRQVRTCIDVGLKCVEIDRKKRPPIDKIVAALKGLHAIEIENEVR; encoded by the exons ATGGCCACCGGAAGTAAGACCCAAGAGAGCAAACCGAGCCTCGAACTTCCAACAGAACTACCATATGATTTTCTGAAGAAAATTACAAATGACTTCTCCAACGATATGAAAATTAGTGGAAGTCCGTTTGGAACCCTTTATAAG GGAATCATTCCAAATGATGACAGAGTGATTGCTGTGAAGAAACTTCAGGAAAACGCACCAATGCCAGCTGACAAAACATTTACGAAGGAGGTTACAAATGTTATGGCGCTGAAGCATGAAAACATAGTACAGATAGTTGGATACTGCAGTGAAACATCAAAAAAATTGGTGCAGTTCGATAGTAGATATATCCAGGCTGACATTAATGAAAGTTTAATCTGCTACGAATATTTACCTAAAGGGAACCTTGACGATAATCTATTTG GACCCCAAGCAACCTCTTCCGCTGGACCTGGTATCAATTGGGACACACGTTTCAAAATAATTAAGGGCATCTGCAAGGGTTTACATTTTTTACATAAGTTGGATATTCCTATTATCCATATGGATCTAAAGCCTGAAAATATATTGCTGGATGAAAACATGGTGCCCAAGATTGCGGACTTTGCACTCTCGAGAGTCTTTGGCCAAGAACAAACAAGATTGTGCACCCAAAGAGTTGTGGGGTCATA TGGGTATATGGCTCCAGAATATCTATATAGAGGTGAAATCTCAGCACAATCAGACACATATAGTTTGGGGCTAATTATAATTGAGATCACCACAAGAGAGAAGAACCGCCCAGACAAAGACCAACCGTCCGCAAGAAATTTTATTGATAAA GTCGGTAAAGATTGGACAGATATGCACATAGCAGACAAGTATGGATCGCAAAATGTGGAAGTCCTTCGACAAGTTAGAACATGCATTGATGTTGGATTAAAATGTGTTGAAATTGATCGGAAGAAAAGACCTCCCATAGACAAAATTGTTGCAGCACTCAAGGGACTACATGCAATCGAAATAGAAAACGAGGTAAGATAG
- the LOC124701856 gene encoding disease resistance protein Pik-2-like — protein MADLVVGLAKSVVEGALTKAQSAIEEESQLQQSAQRDLVFITGEFEMMHSFLNVATKERVENKVVMTWVRQVRELAYDVEDCIEFVVHLDTKTSKTNWFWRMIPSWCIAPPPTALALDKAVSEIEQLKAQVKDVSTRNSRYSLISDSGSKPVTQHQAAMAGTTALSSTELNMLAEARDAARRQQGLGDITHLITNKDNKDLHLQVISVWGTGSDLGTTSIIRKAYCDPEICKKFLCRAWVKLMHPFNPNEFVRRFMAQVYKNSCEEQGVDVGVHVLTKMKAEQGDLLNEFVKEVKTKTYLVVLENLTDMVDWDDVRTFLPDMMNGSWIIVSTQQFEIASLCIGDSYQPLELQQFSPEHSVCAFFKEGSQGDKDEKLALSQVGQNSSNGKTPSSNWEAATYWMKNSPLVGRETEMNELGSYTAKACFSNSRVVSVWGIAGIGKSALVRNLYYDRILHSGQFKQYSWVDISHPFNLRDFSRSLISDHHSEKDPIKECRELLSQGQCLVVIDDLQSKEEWDLIQAALVSRPSSSIIIVITTDATLATHCTKNEDQVFNVKGLQADAAMDLFRKEVKRKNPACPLHDHKDEDLEELILKCGGLPKVIVSIAALLATQTVTLMDTVRALNEKFMHDLEKNPDYDSLRGLFDWMYNYFRTCPDSLKPCIFYLSIFPRGHNIRRRRLVRRWIAEGYSRDSEEESAVDKGENFFSKLLDLSIIQHIPQLVTTAFSDTRMVTCQVNAFIREYIVSRRMEENLVFELGPNCVLTTQRTGRHLIILKGWDRDRIVFESIDFSRLRSLTVFGKWETFFISESMSLLRVLDLEDTSGVKDEDLKIMVQWLLRLKFLSLRGCKDISRLPNSLGDLRQLQTLDVRHTRIVKLPASISKLQKLQYVRAGTKAPASAPPASSSRLPEFIRRHGLVGVKVPRGIGKLTALHTLGVVNVDASGGTAIMEELKKLTQLRKLGVSGINRHNINEFFSETSSLVHLESVLVQFDEDSQGFLENISLPWKNMQSLTLYGLQDMLPTLEMDTLKNLRKLDLEMDTLQSIGMEFLTKLPELRIIHLRVKQLVDGKLHFYAHMNGLELDTFEKVKILEVTCMSSRLHVSFGSKSMKNLELLKIDCSSAGYKLTGQNNLLELKEVFLKGTDDEEVKTYVENLLANHPKKPTVKLGGIPPSS, from the exons TGACACCAAGACCAGCAAGACAAACTGGTTTTGGCGCATGATCCCCTCGTGGTGCATTGCGCCACCGCCCACGGCACTGGCGCTAGACAAGGCGGTCAGCGAGATTGAGCAGCTCAAGGCCCAGGTGAAGGATGTGAGCACCAGGAACTCACGCTACAGTCTCATCAGCGACTCTGGCTCCAAGCCTGTCACACAGCATCAAGCAGCAATGGCGGGTACCACTGCCCTCAGCTCAACAGAACTCAACATGCTCGCCGAGGCGAGGGACGCCGCCAGGAGGCAGCAAGGCTTGGGGGATATCACCCACTTAATCACCAACAAAGACAATAAAGACCTTCATCTTCAGGTGATCTCTGTGTGGGGGACAGGCAGCGATCTTGGGACAACCTCCATCATCAGGAAGGCATACTGTGACCCAGAAATCTGCAAGAAGTTCTTGTGCCGTGCCTGGGTGAAGCTGATGCATCCTTTCAACCCCAACGAATTTGTCCGGCGCTTCATGGCTCAGGTCTACAAAAACTCTTGTGAAGAACAAGGAGTAGATGTAGGTGTACATGTCCTGACAAAGATgaaggctgagcaaggagatctccTAAATGAGTTCGTGAAAGAAGTCAAAACCAAGACTTACCTCGTCGTCTTGGAGAACCTGACCGACATGGTAGACTGGGATGATGTGAGGACATTCCTTCCTGACATGATGAATGGCAGCTGGATCATCGTGTCAACGCAGCAATTCGAGATTGCAAGCTTGTGCATCGGAGACTCCTACCAGCCATTGGAGCTGCAGCAGTTCTCGCCTGAGCACTCAGTCTGTGCCTTCTTCAAAGAG GGTTCTCAAGGAGATAAAGATGAGAAACTAGCTTTGTCTCAAGTGGGCCAAAATTCCTCCAATGGAAAAACTCCCTCGTCTAACTGGGAAGCTGCCACTTATTGGATGAAAAACTCTCCCCTTGTTGGACGTGAGACAGAAATGAATGAACTTGGCAGTTATACAGCCAAGGCATGTTTCAGTAATTCCCGAGTGGTGTCCGTTTGGGGGATAGCTGGCATTGGGAAATCTGCTCTTGTTAGAAACTTGTACTATGACAGAATACTTCACAGCGGCCAGTTTAAGCAGTACAGTTGGGTTGATATATCACATCCATTCAATTTAAGGGATTTTTCTCGAAGCTTAATTTCAGATCATCATTCGGAAAAAGATCCCATTAAAGAGTGTCGTGAGCTTCTGAGTCAAGGTCAATGCCTCGTTGTTATTGATGATCTCCAGTCCAAAGAAGAATGGGACTTAATACAGGCTGCCTTGGTATCTAGACCTTCTTCAAGTATTATCATTGTCATTACAACTGATGCTACCCTTGCCACTCATTGCACAAAGAACGAAGACCAAGTCTTTAATGTCAAAGGTCTACAAGCTGATGCAGCCATGGATCTCTTCAGGAAAGAG GTAAAAAGAAAGAATCCAGCATGCCCTTTACACGATCACAAAGATGAAGACCTAGAAGAACTTATTTTGAAATGTGGAGGTCTTCCCAAAGTGATAGTTTCTATAGCTGCCTTATTGGCCACACAGACCGTCACATTGATGGATACTGTGCGTGCGTTGAATGAAAAATTTATGCACGATCTAGAGAAAAATCCAGATTATGATAGTTTGCGGGGCCTATTTGACTGGATGTATAACTATTTCCGTACTTGCCCAGATTCCCTCAAGCCATGTATCTTTTACCTATCAATTTTTCCTCGAGGTCACAACATTCGGCGAAGGCGACTAGTAAGGAGGTGGATTGCAGAAGGTTACTCCAGAGACAGTGAAGAAGAATCCGCAGTGGATAAAGGGGAGAATTTCTTCTCAAAGCTCCTTGACCTGAGTATAATCCAGCATATACCACAGTTAGTTACCACTGCATTTAGTGATACAAGGATGGTCACGTGTCAGGTCAATGCCTTCATCCGCGAGTACATCGTGTCAAGAAGAATGGAAGAGAACCTTGTTTTTGAACTTGGGCCCAATTGTGTCCTAACCACCCAACGTACTGGGCGTCACCTTATCATATTGAAAGGCTGGGATAGAGACAGAATTGTTTTCGAGAGCATTGACTTTTCGCGGCTACGGTCGCTGACGGTGTTTGGAAAGTGGGAAACATTCTTCATCTCTGAAAGCATGAGTCTACTTCGGGTGCTTGATCTAGAGGACACATCAGGTGTGAAAGATGAAGATCTCAAGATAATGGTGCAGTGGCTGCTTCGCCTCAAGTTTCTCTCTTTACGAGGATGCAAGGACATCTCCCGTCTGCCAAATTCACTAGGTGATCTCAGACAGCTCCAGACTCTGGATGTGAGACACACCCGCATAGTCAAATTGCCAGCGAGCATCAGCAAGTTACAGAAGCTGCAGTACGTCCGTGCCGGCACCAAAGCCCCAGCATCAGCGCCACCGGCCTCATCTAGCAGGTTGCCAGAGTTCATCAGACGCCATGGTCTAGTTGGTGTTAAGGTACCAAGAGGTATTGGAAAACTAACAGCGCTGCACACGCTTGGTGTTGTTAACGTTGATGCTTCAGGGGGGACGGCCATCATGGAAGAGCTCAAGAAGCTGACCCAATTGCGCAAGCTCGGAGTGTCCGGAATCAACAGGCATAACATCAATGAGTTCTTCTCTGAAACTTCAAGTCTTGTTCATTTGGAATCTGTCTTGGTACAGTTCGACGAGGACAGTCAAGGTTTCCTGGAAAACATCTCCCTTCCTTGGAAGAACATGCAGAGTCTTACACTATACGGCCTCCAAGACATGTTGCCGACACTGGAGATGGACACTCTTAAAAATCTCAGAAAGTTGGATCTGGAGATGGACACGTTACAGAGTATTGGAATGGAGTTCCTAACCAAGCTACCAGAGCTACGTATCATACACCTTCGAGTCAAACAGCTTGTGGATGGCAAGCTCCATTTTTATGCCCACATGAATGGTTTGGAGTTGGACACCTTCGAGAAGGTGAAGATCCTCGAGGTCACTTGCATGTCCAGCAGGTTACATGTAAGCTTTGGATCAAAATCGATGAAGAATCTTGAGCTGCTCAAGATTGACTGCTCCAGCGCTGGTTATAAGCTTACAGGCCAAAACAATCTTTTGGAGCTCAAGGAAGTCTTTCTCAAGGGTACTGATGATGAAGAAGTCAAGACATATGTTGAGAACCTGCTTGCCAATCATCCAAAGAAGCCTACGGTGAAGCTCGGAGGAATACCACCCTCATCCTGA
- the LOC124665135 gene encoding protein TWIN LOV 1-like, which produces MLRIPHSVLSSPGNPKRDNTKHTILRPCPLPPPPTQADLFLLLLRPPIDHATDTARRRWRPRPRPRRAEEERGLAASLTARYSDWVVEELDELGGSFLLTDPAMPGHPIVYASRGLPALTGYPRHAVLGRNARLFQGAATDRAAVAGVREAVRAQRAHQVAILNYRSDGSPHWMLLHVAPVFHAADGRVLHFLAVQLPIAAAVPRSAACRGPALFAACREEARVEEELPCATHAGEVFVDIDKRGQFDSVHAALTLTIQRYYILLHDSHR; this is translated from the coding sequence ATGCTAAGAATCCCACACTCTGTTCTGTCTTCACCAGGAAACCCTAAGCGCGACAACACAAAACACACGATTTTACGACCCTGCCCTCTTCCCCCTCCACCCACGCAGGCagatcttttcctcctcctcctccgcccgccgatCGATCACGCCACCGATACGGCGAGGCGAAGATGGAGACCTCGGCCGCGACcgcggcgggcggaggaggagcgggggCTCGCGGCGTCGCTGACGGCGCGGTACTCGGACTGGGTGGTGGAGGAGCTGGACGAGCTCGGGGGCAGCTTCCTGCTCACGGACCCGGCCATGCCGGGCCACCCCATCGTCTACGCCTCGCGCGGCCTCCCCGCCCTCACGGGCTACCCGCGCCACGCCGTGCTCGGCCGCAACGCGCGCCTCTTCCAGGGCGCCGCCACcgaccgcgccgccgtcgccggggtCCGTGAGGCCGTGCGCGCCCAGCGCGCGCACCAGGTCGCCATCCTCAACTACCGCAGCGACGGCTCGCCCCACTGGATGCTGCTCCACGTCGCGCCCGTCTTCCACGCCGCCGACGGGCGGGTGCTCCACTTCCTCGCCGTCCAGTTGCCCATTGCCGCCGCCGTGCCCCGCAGCGCCGCGTGCCGCGGACCCGCGCTGTTCGCGGCATGTCGGGAGGAGGCCAGGGTGGAGGAAGAGCTGCCCTGCGCCACCCACGCCGGGGAGGTGTTTGTGGATATCGATAAGAGAGGTCAGTTTGATTCTGTACATGCTGCTCTTACTCTTACTATTCAGCGCTACTATATATTGCTCCACGACAGCCACAGATAA